One Fuerstiella marisgermanici DNA window includes the following coding sequences:
- the rpsU gene encoding 30S ribosomal protein S21 — MVKLRLRDNENVSDAVKRFRKLVEHAGIKREMRKREFYEKPSDERRRERRRAEMRARNASKQPQIGG; from the coding sequence GTGGTTAAGTTGCGTCTGCGTGACAACGAAAACGTTTCTGATGCGGTAAAACGATTCCGCAAATTAGTCGAACATGCCGGTATCAAACGCGAGATGCGCAAGCGCGAGTTCTACGAAAAGCCCAGCGATGAACGCCGTCGCGAACGACGTCGAGCCGAAATGCGGGCTCGAAATGCTTCAAAGCAACCGCAAATCGGTGGCTAA